The stretch of DNA CGGTCTCGCGGATCCACAGTGCGACGGGTGCATAGATCAGCAGTGCGACGAGCCCGGCCCACGCCAGGTAGACCCCGTCGCCAGCGCCGATCAGCACGCCGTCGAGCACGAAGACCACGCCCGAGAGCGGTTGGATCGCCGCGACGATCAGCAGGGCCGGGACGGCGGCCGCCCGGACGTCGGCGTCGGGGCTGAAGGCGCGGGCGACCCAGGGAGCGGACACGGCGAGCAGGACGCCCGCGGCCAGGCCGAACCCGAAGCCCCACGCGATGACGCGCCGGGTGACCTCGCGGGTTTCCTCGGCGTCGCCCGCGCCGAGGGAGTGGCCGGTGAGCGTCTGGGCGGCGATCGCGAAGGCATCGAGCGCGAAGGCCAGGAGCATCACGATCGTGGTGGCGATCTGGTGGGCGGCCAGCGAGGCGTCGCCGAAGCCGGCCGCGACGAGCGTGGCCAGCAGCAGGACGGCCCGCAGGCTCAGCGTGCGCAGCAGCAGCGGGACGCCGTCGCGCCCGGCCCGCGCGACGTCGGGCCACCGCAGCCGGGCCGACGCGTGCGTGTGCCGGCTGCGGCGGATCACCTGCCCGACGAGGGCCAGCGCGGCGGCCCACTGCGCCAGCACGAGCCCGAGCGCAGCGCCGCGCATGCCGAGGTCCGCTCCGTAGACCAGGGCGACGGTCAGCACGACGTTGAGGACGTTGGCGATGATCATGACGACGAGGGGCGTGCGCAGGTCGAGCACGCCACGCAGCGCCCCGGTGGCGGCGAGGACGAGCAGGACCGCGGGGATGCTGGCGGCCGCGACCAGCAGGTAGTCGGCGGTGAGGTCCGCGACGCGGTCGGAGCTGGCCAGGGCGGCACCCAGCGGGCGGGCCGTGAGGGCGGCCAGCGTCCCGAGCGCCATGCCGATGAGCAGGGCCAGCCAGACGCCGCCGAGGGCCGCCTCGAGGGCCCGCCGTTCGTCGCCCGCGCCCTGGTGCCGGGCGACGGTGGCGGTGCTCCCGTAGGCGAGGAAGACGCACAGCCCGACGACCGTCGACAGGATGGTGGAGGCGGCGCCGAGAGCGGCCAGCTCGGCGCGCCCGAGGTGGCCGACGATGGCCGTGTCGGCCATCAGCATGAGGGGCTCGCAGATCAGGGCTGCGAACGCCGGGACGGTGATGGCCAGGATCCGACGGTCGAGAGAGGCGTTCCGCACGGGGCGACGATACTCCTGTGACGAATGTGGTGGATTTATCGACATGTCGGCGGTCCTCGTGGTAGCCGCCGTGGAAAACTCGGACGGCGAAAATCACACCCCACCATGTTCGTTCCACACCTTGTGACTCACGTTTCCGCAGGTCAGAGGCATGTGTGACCTGTGCCACACAAGGCTTTCCACAGGGTGGTCCACCGACTGTGCACACTCCCGACCGGCGTTTTCCACAGGATCGGCGGACTTGTTCACACGGCCTGTGCGCGGCTGTCTCGACCCCCGTCCCGCGGGCCCGTAAGGTCACCCGAGGTGAGGTTCTGGACCGGGGGGAGCCGGTCTTCTGTCGGACCTGGCCCGTAGGTTGTCCCCCAGCTGCCGATCACGTCGAGGAGTGCCGTGAGCGTTACCGATCTGTATGAGTCCGAACGATCTTCGGACTCCGCGGGCTCGGGCTACGTTCCGCCTCAGGACATGGCGGCCGAGCAGAGCGTCCTGGGCGCGATGCTCCTGTCGAAGAACGCGATCGACCCGGCCACCGACCTGCTCGAGAGCCGCGACTTCTACCGCCCCGCGCACGAGCTGATCTTCGACGTCATCACCGACCTGTCGGGTCGCGGCGAGCCGGCCGACGCCATCACGGTGGCCGCCGAGCTCACCCGCCGCGGCGAGATCGGCCGCATCGGCGGCGCCGCCTACCTGCACGACCTCGTCCAGGGCGTGCCGATCGCGGCCAACGTCGACTACTACGCCGAGATCGTGCACGAGAAGGCCGTGCTGCGGCGCCTCGTCGAGGTGGGCCAGCAGGTCGCCCAGCTCGGCCAGTCGGGCACGGGCGAGATCCAGGACATCGTCGACCGCGCCCAGAAGGCCGTCCTCGACGTCGACGGCACCAAGTCGGGCGAGGACTACAACGTCCTGTCCGATCTCATGTCCTCCACGATCGACGAGCTGGAGGAGCTCGAGACCCGCTCCGGCGAGGTGCACGGTGTCATGTCGGGCTTCCCCGACCTCGACCGTCTCACCACCGGCTTCAAGCCCGGCCAGATGATCGTCGTCGCCGCGCGACCGGGCGTCGGCAAGTCGACGCTCGGGCTCGACTTCGTCCGCAATGCCTCGATCCGCCAGGGTCTGACCTCGGCGATCTTCAGCCTGGAGATGACGGGCTCCGAGATCGCGATGCGTCTGCTGTCGGCCGAGGCCAAGGTGGCCATCCACCACATGCGCGCCGGCTCCATGTCGGGCCGCGACTGGGACGCCATCGGCCGCGCGATGGCCACCGTGCAGGCCGCGCCGATCATCATCGACGACAGCCCCAACATGACGATGCCCGAGATCCGCTCCAAGGCCCGCCGGATCAAGAAGCAGCACGGCCTGGACTTCGTCGTCCTCGACTACCTGCAGCTGATGACCTCGGGCAAGAAGGTCGAGAACCGCCAGGTCGAGGTCTCGGAGTTCTCCCGTCAGATCAAGCTGCTGGCGAAGGAGCTCGGCGTTCCGGTCGTCGCGATCAGCCAGCTGAACCGTGGCTCCGAGCAGCGCACCGACAAGACCCCGCAGATCTCCGACCTGCGTGAGTCCGGCTCGATCGAGCAGGACGCCGACATCGTCATGCTGCTGAACCGCCCCGACGCCCACGGCGCCGGCGAGTCCGAGCGTCCCGGCGAGGCCGACATCATCGTCGCGAAGAACCGCTCCGGCCCGGTCAACAAGGTCGCCGTGTCCTTCCAGGGCCACTACTCGCGCTTCACCCCCATGGCGCGCGAGCCCGAGAGCGCCGCCGGCGGCGCCTCGGGGGCCGACTTCGCCTGAGTCGGCGCGGAGAACCGCCGACCCGCTGCCGCGCGAACGCTTGCGACCGGCCGGACCGGGTACCTCCCTGACATGACTGACTCGAACATCGATCTCGAAGCCGTCCAGACCGTCGTCGACCGCGTCACCTCCTGGCAGGACGGGGCCACCGAGGGCACGGTCGAGCAGGAACTGCAGAAAGGCTTCTCCGAGGTGGGCATCGACGTTTCCGACGATCACGTGACAGCCCTCGCGGAGGCGATCCAGAGTCGGCACGGCGCGGTCGACGCCGCCGAGGTGCTCGGCCGCTGAGCCAAGGGAGCGCGAGCTCCCCCCAAAAAATGGAAATGTTGTGCCGCTTTGGCCCATATACGGGCCAAAGCGGCACAACATCCGACCGCGTAGGTCTCCTCGCGGTGTGGGTCAGCCCGTCTTGCCGGCGATGAAGTTCACCGCTCCGACGCGCGGCGTCGAGCGCGCCGTGAAGTAGGAGCGGTGGATCGCCAGGCCCGCCGCGTTGTTCAGTGCGGTGAGGTTCTGGCCCCCGCGCTTGGTCGAGCCCTGGCAGGCCGGGTCGCCCGAGAAGCAGTACGACCGCAGCCGGCCCTCGAAGGCCTTGAGGTCACCGGTGGCCCGCGTGCCGAGCATGCCGAACTTCTTGAGTCCCTTGGTCGCGACGA from Aeromicrobium phoceense encodes:
- a CDS encoding MATE family efflux transporter; translation: MRNASLDRRILAITVPAFAALICEPLMLMADTAIVGHLGRAELAALGAASTILSTVVGLCVFLAYGSTATVARHQGAGDERRALEAALGGVWLALLIGMALGTLAALTARPLGAALASSDRVADLTADYLLVAAASIPAVLLVLAATGALRGVLDLRTPLVVMIIANVLNVVLTVALVYGADLGMRGAALGLVLAQWAAALALVGQVIRRSRHTHASARLRWPDVARAGRDGVPLLLRTLSLRAVLLLATLVAAGFGDASLAAHQIATTIVMLLAFALDAFAIAAQTLTGHSLGAGDAEETREVTRRVIAWGFGFGLAAGVLLAVSAPWVARAFSPDADVRAAAVPALLIVAAIQPLSGVVFVLDGVLIGAGDGVYLAWAGLVALLIYAPVALWIRETDAGFTWLWGAYALFQATRWVTLWVRQRGDRWLVLGAAR
- the dnaB gene encoding replicative DNA helicase, translated to MAAEQSVLGAMLLSKNAIDPATDLLESRDFYRPAHELIFDVITDLSGRGEPADAITVAAELTRRGEIGRIGGAAYLHDLVQGVPIAANVDYYAEIVHEKAVLRRLVEVGQQVAQLGQSGTGEIQDIVDRAQKAVLDVDGTKSGEDYNVLSDLMSSTIDELEELETRSGEVHGVMSGFPDLDRLTTGFKPGQMIVVAARPGVGKSTLGLDFVRNASIRQGLTSAIFSLEMTGSEIAMRLLSAEAKVAIHHMRAGSMSGRDWDAIGRAMATVQAAPIIIDDSPNMTMPEIRSKARRIKKQHGLDFVVLDYLQLMTSGKKVENRQVEVSEFSRQIKLLAKELGVPVVAISQLNRGSEQRTDKTPQISDLRESGSIEQDADIVMLLNRPDAHGAGESERPGEADIIVAKNRSGPVNKVAVSFQGHYSRFTPMAREPESAAGGASGADFA